A part of Aquibium oceanicum genomic DNA contains:
- a CDS encoding NAD(P)/FAD-dependent oxidoreductase encodes MKIIVVGAGIAGLSTAWSLTKRGHEVTLIEQGSIPNPLAASGDHHRIIRRAYPSGTGYGRAITEAYEAWDEMWADLGESHLDPRGFLCVSREEGDEAEDYLDGLKAGGFPYEMFSPEAAAARWPFLDPATIRYTYFSPEGGALHCRRIASGLAAWLKSHGATVLENTLVRDVDPVAGTVTIGAGETLSTDRVVVTAGAWVTKLFPDLVSDLTTYRTAVVYLEPPADLKDAWQTAPVILDVGGRTDGYIIPPSGEGGLKFGSGLHKFASADADARRVPEAGEGEAIRDLFAPPMVRLGAYRVENVVTCAYTFAADERFFADERGKCLIVSACSGHGYKFGAAVGRRVGSHVDSPDLPGLLAWLRAEVG; translated from the coding sequence ATGAAGATCATCGTCGTCGGTGCCGGCATCGCCGGCCTTTCCACTGCCTGGTCGCTGACCAAACGCGGCCATGAGGTGACCCTGATCGAGCAAGGCAGCATACCCAATCCCCTTGCCGCGTCCGGGGATCACCACCGGATCATCCGCCGCGCCTATCCGTCCGGCACCGGCTACGGCCGCGCCATCACCGAGGCCTACGAGGCCTGGGACGAGATGTGGGCGGATCTCGGTGAGAGCCATCTCGATCCGCGCGGCTTTCTGTGCGTGTCGCGCGAAGAAGGCGACGAGGCGGAGGACTATCTCGACGGGCTGAAGGCGGGCGGCTTTCCCTATGAGATGTTTTCGCCCGAAGCGGCGGCCGCGCGTTGGCCGTTCCTCGACCCGGCTACCATCCGCTACACCTACTTTTCGCCCGAGGGTGGCGCGCTTCACTGCCGGCGGATAGCCTCCGGGCTGGCGGCCTGGCTGAAGTCGCACGGCGCGACCGTTCTCGAAAACACACTGGTGCGCGACGTCGATCCGGTCGCCGGAACCGTCACCATCGGCGCCGGCGAAACGTTGTCGACCGACCGGGTGGTGGTCACCGCGGGGGCATGGGTGACGAAGCTCTTCCCAGACCTCGTCTCCGACCTCACTACCTACCGGACCGCCGTCGTCTACCTCGAGCCGCCTGCCGACCTGAAGGATGCATGGCAGACGGCGCCCGTGATCCTCGACGTCGGCGGCCGGACCGACGGCTACATCATTCCTCCCTCCGGCGAGGGCGGACTGAAATTCGGCTCGGGCCTGCACAAGTTCGCTTCCGCCGACGCCGATGCCCGCCGCGTGCCGGAAGCTGGCGAGGGCGAGGCCATCCGCGACCTCTTTGCACCACCGATGGTGCGGCTCGGCGCGTATCGGGTGGAGAATGTCGTCACCTGCGCCTATACCTTCGCCGCCGACGAGCGCTTCTTTGCGGACGAGCGCGGGAAGTGTCTAATCGTCTCGGCCTGCTCCGGGCACGGCTACAAGTTCGGCGCGGCGGTCGGGCGGCGCGTGGGAAGCCACGTCGACAGCCCCGACCTTCCGGGGCTGCTTGCCTGGCTCCGCGCCGAGGTCGGGTAA
- a CDS encoding cytochrome P450 → MSPETIAPSFLNFDSTSRRVRLNPRDADFFQNPYVAYAYLHRVSPTFFWEDYGFWCVSGFETVNRLLRDRRFGRENRWGPPVNVIEGREHLSAFDAAERHSLLEREAPVHTRLRALVNRAFVSRQIERLRPRVEALAHELVDRFDKDRRADLLPAFATPIPVTVIAEMLGVPADMGPQLVAWSNRMVAMYMHRPTRDTQDDANAAARDFSAFLRGYIVQRRSDPGDDLLSLLISASETGERLTEDELISSVILLLNAGHEATVHQTGNAVKTILEQGGDPRRFVAAEADAAKAVEECLRFDAPLHMFTRYAYETVEIEPGVVVPPGESVGLLLGAANSDPAAFVDPRRFDPDRPDQKNVSFGAGIHFCIGAPLARLEMQVALKVLFERLPGLSLAQPPRYRDGFHFHGLERLVCVW, encoded by the coding sequence ATGAGTCCAGAGACGATCGCGCCTTCCTTCCTGAACTTCGATTCAACGAGCCGCCGTGTCCGGCTGAACCCGCGGGACGCTGACTTCTTTCAGAACCCCTATGTCGCCTATGCGTATCTGCATCGGGTCTCTCCCACCTTTTTTTGGGAAGACTACGGTTTCTGGTGCGTCTCCGGCTTCGAGACGGTAAACCGGCTGCTGCGCGACCGCCGCTTCGGTCGGGAGAACCGATGGGGGCCGCCGGTCAACGTCATCGAAGGCCGCGAGCACCTTTCGGCCTTCGACGCGGCCGAGCGCCACTCGCTGCTCGAACGCGAGGCGCCGGTGCACACGAGGCTCCGCGCCCTGGTGAACCGCGCATTCGTGTCACGACAGATCGAGCGCTTGCGGCCGCGCGTCGAGGCCCTGGCGCACGAATTGGTCGACCGCTTCGACAAGGACCGGCGCGCCGACCTGCTGCCCGCCTTCGCCACGCCCATCCCCGTCACGGTGATCGCCGAGATGCTGGGCGTGCCGGCCGACATGGGCCCGCAACTCGTCGCCTGGTCGAACCGGATGGTTGCGATGTACATGCATCGGCCGACCCGCGACACGCAGGACGACGCCAATGCCGCCGCGCGCGATTTTTCCGCCTTCCTGCGCGGCTATATTGTCCAGCGGCGCTCCGATCCGGGTGACGATCTGCTCAGCCTCCTGATCTCGGCCAGTGAGACCGGCGAGCGGCTGACCGAGGACGAACTGATCTCCTCGGTGATCCTGCTCCTGAACGCGGGCCATGAGGCGACGGTGCATCAGACCGGCAATGCGGTGAAGACCATCCTGGAGCAGGGGGGTGACCCGCGCCGCTTCGTGGCCGCCGAGGCGGACGCGGCGAAAGCCGTCGAGGAATGCCTGCGCTTCGACGCACCGCTGCACATGTTCACGCGCTACGCCTACGAGACCGTCGAGATCGAGCCCGGGGTCGTGGTCCCGCCGGGCGAGAGCGTGGGGTTGCTGCTTGGCGCGGCGAACAGCGATCCGGCGGCGTTCGTCGATCCTCGCCGCTTCGATCCCGACCGGCCGGACCAGAAGAACGTCTCCTTTGGCGCCGGTATCCACTTTTGCATCGGCGCGCCGCTCGCGAGGCTGGAAATGCAGGTGGCGCTGAAGGTCCTGTTCGAACGGCTGCCGGGACTGAGCCTCGCGCAGCCGCCGCGATACCGCGACGGCTTTCATTTCCATGGCCTGGAGAGGCTCGTGTGCGTCTGGTGA
- a CDS encoding formate dehydrogenase subunit gamma → MSMQHASTQAPADVAARTAMVVDEHGALEGPLLPILHGIQEEFGYVPVEALPVIADKLNLSRAEVHGVATFYHDYRKHPAGRHVLKLCQAEACQSMGSDQVAAMVKSALGVGFHETAADGSVTLEPVYCLGLCACAPAAMLDGAVIGRIDADVVDEIVAGVRS, encoded by the coding sequence ATGTCCATGCAGCACGCAAGTACCCAGGCACCAGCCGATGTCGCAGCACGCACGGCCATGGTCGTGGACGAGCACGGGGCGCTCGAAGGCCCGCTGCTTCCGATTCTGCACGGCATTCAGGAGGAGTTTGGCTACGTTCCCGTCGAAGCGCTTCCGGTCATAGCCGATAAGCTCAATCTTTCGCGGGCCGAAGTCCATGGGGTTGCGACTTTCTACCACGACTACCGCAAGCATCCGGCCGGTCGGCACGTCCTGAAGCTCTGTCAGGCCGAAGCCTGCCAGTCCATGGGATCGGACCAGGTCGCGGCGATGGTGAAGTCCGCACTCGGTGTCGGCTTTCACGAAACGGCGGCCGACGGTTCGGTAACCCTCGAGCCGGTCTACTGCCTCGGCCTGTGCGCCTGCGCGCCCGCGGCCATGCTGGACGGCGCGGTGATCGGGCGTATCGATGCCGACGTGGTCGACGAGATCGTCGCGGGGGTCCGCTCGTGA
- a CDS encoding formate dehydrogenase beta subunit: MTHVIYIPGDSGALALGADKVAKAIAAELQGRGMEATIVRNGSRGAYFLEPMVEVETGAGRIAYGPIRPGDVASLFDADFLSGGAHPKLLGRPDELPFLTRQTRLTFARCGITDPLSLADYEANGGLAGLRKALAVSPLEVVKIVTESGLRGRGGAGFPTGIKWQTVHDAKAANKYIVCNADEGDSGTFADRMIIEGDPFVLIEGMAIAGIAVGATKGYVYIRSEYPHAIKVMRRAIEIAREAGMLGWNVLGSPNMFDMEVRVGAGAYVCGEETSLLNSLEGKRGVVRAKPPLPALQGLFGKPTVVNNVISLASVPVILDKGAAFYKDFGLGRSRGTIPIQIAGNVRNGGLFEAAFGMTLGEIVNDIGGGTASGRPVKAVQVGGPLGAYFPPSMFDTPFDYEAFAARDGLIGHAGITVFDDTADMLKQARFAMEFCAIESCGKCTPCRVGSIRGVETIDKIASGVQPEKNLALVTDLCNTMKFGSLCALGGFTPYPVMSAINHFPEDFAPRPMAEAAE; encoded by the coding sequence GTGACCCACGTCATCTATATACCCGGCGATTCCGGCGCACTGGCGCTTGGCGCGGACAAGGTCGCAAAGGCGATAGCGGCGGAGCTTCAGGGTCGCGGCATGGAAGCGACGATCGTGCGCAACGGATCGCGCGGCGCCTATTTCCTCGAGCCGATGGTCGAGGTCGAGACCGGCGCGGGCCGCATCGCCTACGGACCGATCCGGCCAGGCGACGTGGCATCGCTGTTCGATGCGGATTTCCTGTCTGGCGGAGCGCACCCGAAACTGCTCGGCCGGCCCGACGAACTTCCGTTCCTGACCCGCCAGACGCGGCTCACCTTCGCCCGCTGCGGCATCACCGATCCGCTCTCGCTGGCGGACTACGAGGCCAACGGAGGTCTCGCCGGTCTCAGGAAAGCGCTGGCGGTGTCGCCCCTGGAGGTGGTGAAGATCGTCACGGAATCCGGCCTGCGCGGCCGCGGCGGAGCGGGCTTCCCGACCGGCATCAAGTGGCAGACCGTCCACGACGCCAAGGCCGCCAACAAGTACATCGTCTGCAACGCCGACGAGGGCGATTCGGGCACCTTCGCCGACCGCATGATCATTGAGGGTGATCCCTTCGTGCTGATCGAGGGCATGGCGATTGCCGGCATCGCGGTCGGCGCGACCAAGGGCTACGTCTACATCCGCTCCGAATATCCCCATGCCATTAAGGTGATGCGCCGCGCCATCGAGATCGCGCGCGAGGCCGGGATGCTGGGTTGGAACGTGCTCGGCTCGCCGAATATGTTCGACATGGAAGTGCGCGTCGGCGCCGGCGCGTATGTCTGCGGCGAGGAGACCTCGCTCCTGAATTCGCTGGAAGGCAAGCGCGGCGTCGTGCGCGCCAAGCCGCCGCTGCCTGCGTTGCAGGGGTTGTTCGGCAAGCCGACGGTCGTCAACAACGTCATTTCGCTCGCTTCCGTCCCGGTCATCCTCGACAAGGGTGCCGCATTCTACAAGGATTTCGGCCTCGGCCGCTCGCGCGGCACGATCCCGATCCAGATAGCCGGCAACGTCAGGAACGGCGGTCTCTTCGAGGCGGCCTTCGGCATGACGCTCGGCGAGATCGTCAACGACATTGGCGGCGGCACTGCGTCCGGCCGGCCGGTTAAGGCCGTTCAGGTCGGTGGCCCGCTCGGCGCGTATTTCCCGCCTTCGATGTTCGACACGCCGTTCGACTACGAGGCGTTCGCCGCCAGGGACGGCCTGATCGGCCACGCTGGCATCACCGTCTTCGACGACACCGCCGACATGCTTAAGCAGGCGCGCTTCGCGATGGAGTTCTGCGCCATCGAAAGCTGCGGCAAGTGCACGCCCTGCCGCGTCGGCTCGATCCGCGGCGTCGAGACCATCGACAAGATCGCCTCCGGCGTTCAGCCGGAGAAGAACCTCGCGCTCGTCACGGACCTCTGCAACACGATGAAGTTCGGCTCTCTGTGCGCGCTGGGCGGGTTCACGCCCTATCCGGTCATGAGCGCGATCAACCATTTTCCGGAAGACTTCGCGCCGCGTCCGATGGCGGAGGCGGCGGAGTGA
- a CDS encoding DUF4287 domain-containing protein — protein sequence MTEKVKGPASYFPSIEKTYGQPIEHWTTLIRTKSGMKHMEIVNWLKAEHGLGHGHANALVAHTLASKQDG from the coding sequence GTGACTGAGAAGGTCAAGGGTCCGGCGTCCTACTTCCCCTCGATCGAGAAGACCTACGGGCAGCCGATCGAGCACTGGACCACGCTGATCCGGACGAAGTCCGGCATGAAGCACATGGAGATCGTGAACTGGCTGAAAGCCGAACACGGTCTCGGACACGGCCACGCCAACGCGCTCGTCGCGCATACGCTGGCAAGCAAGCAGGATGGCTAG